A window from Candidatus Rickettsiella viridis encodes these proteins:
- the rsmI gene encoding 16S rRNA (cytidine(1402)-2'-O)-methyltransferase, which produces MLKTPALYIVATPIGNLGDMSTRAIETLKSVDYIAAEDTRHSHKLLVHFGIDTPVLSLHEHNESECSEKLLEKLLNKGQRIALISDAGTPLISDPGYRLVKKVRQHKIPVIPIPGPCALITALSASGLNCEQFIFEGFLPEKKIARQKKLDALRYETRTLIFYEAPHRILNLIEDMLAIFGAQRRVVLARELTKSFETIHEGNLEELIIWLNNDKNQQRGEFVVLTEGNKPSLQHSELEIQRILKLLLDELPIKQAAALAAKITHGKKNKLYAQALALTGKNHDN; this is translated from the coding sequence ATGCTAAAAACGCCAGCTTTATATATCGTTGCCACGCCCATCGGCAATCTGGGCGATATGAGCACGCGCGCGATAGAGACTCTAAAATCGGTTGACTATATTGCCGCAGAGGACACTCGCCACTCGCATAAGTTGCTCGTACATTTTGGCATTGATACGCCTGTACTTTCTTTACACGAACACAATGAGTCGGAGTGCAGCGAAAAATTATTAGAAAAATTATTGAACAAAGGGCAAAGGATTGCTTTAATCAGTGATGCAGGAACGCCTTTAATTAGTGATCCGGGATATCGCTTGGTAAAAAAAGTTCGGCAACATAAAATTCCTGTTATCCCTATTCCTGGCCCCTGTGCCTTAATAACCGCCTTAAGTGCTTCTGGGTTAAATTGCGAGCAATTTATCTTTGAAGGTTTTTTACCTGAAAAAAAAATTGCCAGGCAAAAAAAATTAGATGCATTACGCTATGAAACACGAACGCTTATTTTCTATGAAGCGCCACATCGAATTCTAAACCTAATAGAAGATATGTTAGCTATTTTTGGGGCGCAACGCCGTGTAGTCTTAGCCCGTGAACTAACAAAATCCTTTGAAACTATCCATGAAGGGAATCTAGAAGAGTTAATAATTTGGCTTAATAATGATAAAAACCAGCAACGTGGCGAATTTGTGGTTCTGACAGAAGGAAACAAACCATCACTTCAGCATTCTGAGCTAGAAATACAACGAATTTTAAAGCTATTATTAGATGAGCTGCCGATTAAACAGGCTGCAGCACTTGCTGCTAAAATAACCCATGGAAAAAAAAATAAGCTCTATGCGCAGGCATTAGCATTAACCGGTAAAAACCATGACAACTGA
- a CDS encoding amino acid permease, with protein sequence MAEQAKQQKLGLWMLTALVAGNMVGSGIFLLPASLAEYGSISLLSWIVTAGGALLIALVFAKLGTVMPRIGGPYAYCREAFGDFVGFQMAYNYWIALWVGNAAIAVALTGYLSFFFPFLSKNAALSCCVSIGLVWLMTFINLWGVRHAGIFQLLTTILKLIPLLLIALVGIFYIHPHYLADFNLTGKSNFTAFSSAATLTLWSFIGLESASVPAGHVENPTRNIPRATILGVLIATGVYILSSIAVMGSMPLSQLAHSNAPYADAARLMFGPIGSIVVAMGAVISCLGALNGWILLQGQIPLAAAQDKLFPPIFAERSANGTPVVGLVISSVLITVLLLMTLSHSLVKQFTIIILLATLASLIPYFLTTMSELVIFLKYPALFKNGKKLLGSVIIAILAGVYSFWAIIGSGEQTVFYGTLLLLSSVPVYVWMKWRAPVDEINLNTGEQPLPLP encoded by the coding sequence ATGGCTGAGCAAGCAAAACAACAAAAATTAGGCTTGTGGATGTTAACAGCCTTAGTGGCTGGAAATATGGTGGGGTCAGGCATTTTCTTATTGCCGGCTTCTTTGGCGGAATACGGGAGTATTAGTTTGCTCTCTTGGATTGTAACGGCTGGCGGCGCTTTGTTAATAGCATTGGTATTTGCTAAGCTAGGTACTGTAATGCCACGGATTGGCGGTCCTTATGCGTATTGTCGCGAGGCATTTGGCGATTTTGTTGGATTTCAAATGGCTTATAATTACTGGATTGCGCTTTGGGTAGGTAATGCAGCAATAGCAGTTGCTCTTACAGGCTATTTAAGCTTCTTTTTCCCCTTTTTGTCTAAAAATGCTGCCTTGTCTTGCTGTGTTAGTATCGGCTTAGTCTGGTTAATGACCTTTATTAATTTATGGGGGGTTCGACATGCCGGTATTTTTCAGCTATTGACGACTATTTTAAAGCTCATCCCCTTGTTGCTTATTGCGTTGGTAGGGATTTTTTATATACATCCTCATTACTTGGCTGATTTTAATTTAACCGGTAAATCTAATTTTACAGCGTTTAGTAGCGCAGCTACATTAACTCTATGGTCTTTTATTGGTTTAGAATCAGCCTCGGTTCCTGCTGGTCACGTAGAAAACCCTACCCGTAATATTCCTAGAGCAACCATTTTAGGCGTATTGATCGCGACAGGTGTCTATATTCTTAGCAGCATTGCTGTAATGGGAAGCATGCCTTTGAGTCAGCTTGCACATTCTAATGCACCTTATGCGGATGCAGCTCGTTTAATGTTTGGACCGATAGGCAGTATTGTGGTTGCTATGGGAGCCGTTATTTCTTGCTTAGGTGCGTTGAATGGTTGGATTTTACTACAAGGTCAAATCCCATTAGCGGCTGCCCAAGACAAGCTGTTCCCACCGATTTTTGCAGAAAGATCGGCGAATGGTACGCCGGTTGTAGGTTTAGTTATCTCCAGTGTCTTGATTACAGTGTTGTTATTAATGACTTTAAGCCATTCTCTGGTTAAGCAGTTTACTATTATCATTTTGTTGGCCACTTTAGCTTCATTAATCCCTTATTTTCTGACGACGATGTCTGAGTTGGTTATTTTTTTGAAATACCCGGCTTTATTTAAAAATGGTAAAAAATTATTAGGGTCGGTCATTATTGCTATTTTGGCTGGTGTTTATTCCTTTTGGGCTATTATTGGATCAGGTGAGCAGACTGTATTTTATGGCACATTATTATTATTGAGTAGTGTTCCTGTGTATGTTTGGATGAAGTGGCGAGCGCCTGTTGATGAGATAAACTTGAATACAGGCGAACAACCTTTACCTTTACCCTGA
- a CDS encoding mechanosensitive ion channel domain-containing protein, with protein MYKLIVLLVFLFGGFSTTAFAELPNQSPLLTSAQQQLIAEQTRSRLLAKKLQGLQDEQKNLYAQPITQKSLDRLDLMITMAKADLESINLTLQTTQQSTDLILDSIRNVPGKWQNLDRNVPATQAQQANLQQYVQERRGLFKLQQQRIKTLQQSREIIQQTLAFFEEWRSDLQRKYQLQEQTNREQSLDGLAARLDQEQKKWVVRLNQWNEELKKAEATGFLNNASYDQIEFNIFEAEERNNLLETELNTAKIANKLQVLENAFNQKLPLSTLSNLQHQIENINDQTQVSTNLLQKKLKFLQNYTQLVDKDLKGEGVNLVQDKAQLAVLKSISTGYQTLLLKTKQLQERVKTQQISVAQQLKLQLANRQGLPGWNLGAWIALGKTIGQIPALTLEKLASFYDPIMSKLELVSGWQWLIGMIGFLLWFALWLKLRRFLAVDRVRLQQRSRGFFSAQTVIVVLQLLQRHLTGIMLLAALIGLLFLLNIPLKLFFLIISVSVVCLGFSIVIQLAHILLLENTTDESGHDVKLYYRLRTTLLIGGIITLATILVNQLPVNYEVQDLFGRLFMFFLLVVALVLMKGWEVVPTLLEPYIENKHAYLKRIIRWLSFLIPFSLLTNALIGLVGYVELAWAIAHYQGLFLIALTAYLLLRGLLDELIRWASEQCIRRFRNGWLWSQALLKPFHQILKLALLLLSIMGLFELYGWGDRVPIINTNVSKLLGTKLFDITNTVAVTGLTVVQLAVLVVILIWIAHWSREFAYRWLFVHTKDLGLRNSLSIFTQYTLIAIGITIGLNILGLTWANISLIFGLFSLGVGLGLRDLFNNFFTGIFLLLERPVKVGDWVTIGNYDGQVSHIGARSITVTTDDRQELLVPNADIFSKNFINWTHRDSVVRALVTVKSNRNDNPNRIRDIILEVLATVPKILTNPKPEVYFKEIDKVLLEFKVEYYVDLNHISSRSGVRSQFLFSLWERFSSEGILPPEAPHDVHIAGKIDLQPSRG; from the coding sequence TTGTATAAGCTAATTGTTTTATTAGTTTTTTTATTCGGTGGTTTTAGTACAACTGCTTTTGCTGAGTTACCTAATCAATCACCTTTGTTGACGTCGGCTCAGCAGCAATTAATTGCCGAGCAAACGCGTAGTCGCTTGCTCGCGAAAAAATTACAGGGTTTACAAGATGAACAAAAAAATCTTTATGCACAGCCTATAACTCAAAAATCATTAGATCGACTTGATCTTATGATTACGATGGCGAAGGCAGACTTAGAAAGTATCAATTTAACCCTACAGACTACACAGCAATCCACGGACCTCATTCTAGATTCTATTCGAAATGTGCCTGGAAAATGGCAAAATCTGGATCGAAACGTTCCTGCTACCCAAGCGCAGCAAGCGAACTTACAACAGTATGTGCAGGAACGCCGAGGTTTATTTAAGTTACAACAACAACGAATTAAAACGCTGCAGCAATCACGCGAGATTATTCAGCAAACACTGGCTTTTTTTGAAGAATGGCGGAGTGATTTACAGAGAAAATATCAACTTCAAGAGCAAACGAATAGGGAACAATCCTTAGATGGTTTAGCCGCGCGTTTAGATCAAGAGCAAAAAAAATGGGTCGTACGTTTAAACCAATGGAACGAAGAATTAAAAAAAGCTGAGGCAACAGGGTTTTTGAATAATGCTTCTTACGATCAGATTGAATTTAATATATTTGAAGCGGAAGAAAGAAATAATTTATTAGAAACAGAGCTTAACACCGCGAAAATAGCGAATAAATTACAAGTATTAGAGAACGCTTTTAATCAGAAGCTTCCGTTAAGTACCCTCAGTAATTTACAGCATCAAATTGAAAATATTAACGATCAGACTCAGGTTTCAACCAATTTATTGCAAAAAAAACTTAAGTTTTTACAAAACTATACTCAGTTAGTGGATAAAGATTTAAAGGGAGAAGGGGTTAATTTAGTTCAGGATAAAGCGCAATTAGCGGTTTTAAAGTCAATTTCTACCGGTTATCAAACATTACTCCTTAAAACCAAGCAATTACAAGAACGGGTTAAGACGCAACAAATTTCAGTAGCGCAACAGTTGAAATTACAGCTGGCTAATCGACAGGGGTTACCGGGCTGGAATTTAGGGGCATGGATTGCACTAGGAAAGACCATTGGTCAAATTCCTGCATTAACACTTGAAAAGTTAGCGAGCTTTTATGACCCCATCATGAGCAAGCTTGAATTAGTATCGGGTTGGCAGTGGTTAATTGGGATGATCGGATTTCTGCTGTGGTTTGCTTTATGGTTAAAATTACGTCGTTTTTTAGCGGTAGATAGGGTTCGCTTACAGCAACGTAGCCGCGGTTTTTTTTCGGCACAGACAGTAATAGTTGTGTTACAACTATTACAACGTCATTTAACGGGGATTATGTTGTTAGCCGCGCTAATAGGCTTATTATTTTTATTAAACATTCCTCTTAAATTATTCTTTTTAATTATTAGTGTCAGCGTGGTTTGTTTAGGATTCAGCATCGTTATTCAATTGGCACATATTTTATTATTAGAAAATACAACCGATGAAAGTGGCCATGATGTCAAATTATATTATCGTCTACGCACCACGCTGTTAATTGGCGGGATTATTACCTTAGCGACTATTTTAGTTAATCAATTGCCGGTTAACTATGAAGTACAAGATCTGTTTGGTCGCTTATTTATGTTCTTTCTTCTGGTAGTGGCCTTGGTATTAATGAAAGGTTGGGAAGTGGTCCCTACTTTATTAGAACCTTATATAGAAAATAAACATGCGTATTTAAAACGGATTATACGTTGGCTAAGCTTTTTAATTCCATTCAGTTTATTAACCAATGCGCTGATTGGGTTAGTGGGTTATGTTGAATTAGCGTGGGCTATTGCACATTATCAAGGTTTATTCCTGATAGCACTCACGGCTTATCTGTTACTCAGAGGGCTGTTAGATGAATTGATTCGTTGGGCTTCTGAGCAATGTATTCGTCGTTTTAGGAATGGTTGGTTATGGAGTCAGGCTTTATTGAAGCCGTTCCATCAGATTTTAAAGTTAGCGCTACTGTTATTATCTATCATGGGGTTATTTGAGCTTTATGGTTGGGGAGATAGGGTTCCTATTATCAATACCAATGTGAGTAAATTACTAGGCACCAAATTGTTTGATATTACCAATACGGTAGCGGTAACGGGTTTAACGGTTGTACAGTTGGCGGTTCTTGTGGTTATTTTGATATGGATTGCACATTGGTCACGTGAATTTGCTTATCGTTGGCTGTTTGTGCACACGAAAGATTTAGGATTACGTAATAGTTTATCTATTTTTACACAATACACGCTGATTGCTATTGGTATTACGATTGGTTTAAATATTTTGGGGTTAACGTGGGCCAATATTTCGCTTATTTTTGGGCTTTTTTCTTTAGGTGTCGGTTTAGGGTTACGCGATCTATTTAATAACTTTTTTACCGGTATTTTTTTACTATTAGAGCGACCTGTAAAAGTGGGGGATTGGGTCACCATCGGTAATTACGATGGACAAGTTTCCCATATAGGTGCCCGTTCTATTACCGTAACCACCGATGATCGCCAGGAATTGTTAGTGCCTAATGCAGATATTTTTAGTAAAAACTTTATCAATTGGACACATCGCGATAGCGTTGTACGCGCATTAGTGACAGTGAAATCTAATCGTAATGATAACCCCAATCGGATTAGAGATATTATTTTAGAAGTATTGGCCACGGTACCCAAGATTTTGACTAATCCAAAACCTGAAGTTTATTTCAAAGAAATTGATAAAGTCCTGTTAGAGTTTAAAGTCGAATATTATGTGGATTTAAATCACATTAGCTCACGATCGGGTGTACGTTCTCAGTTTTTATTTAGTCTGTGGGAACGTTTTTCAAGCGAAGGTATTTTGCCACCTGAAGCACCGCATGACGTGCATATTGCAGGAAAAATAGACCTTCAGCCATCGCGCGGATAA
- a CDS encoding undecaprenyldiphospho-muramoylpentapeptide beta-N-acetylglucosaminyltransferase, whose translation MIHEDGELSGNADKSLSAKSILFTGGGSAGHVTPSFSLIQMLKNKGATIFYVGSKEGIERSLVAALNIPYYAVTTGKLRRYWSWQNFLTPFQLVFGVMQSFLLCRRLKPNIIFSKGGFVALPVVIAAWLNRIPVVIHESDLTPGLANRLSFPFAKFICVTFPVSAKYFKNKDKILVTGVPIRESLYQGDRNKGLRFCGFNEEKPVLLIMAGGLGSVDINNMVRRLLVPLTSKFQVIHLCGKGKLDDHFSNIPDYKQFEYLHEELADVLASADLVISRAGATSIYELIALKKPHILLPLSKQASRGDQIKNADYFAQQGLSTVLYAEAFSDEKFLRAIFDCYANLEAIKNKLANFKHLDSSRLIVDKLVALSK comes from the coding sequence ATGATACATGAGGATGGCGAGTTGAGTGGCAACGCAGACAAAAGTTTAAGTGCAAAGAGTATATTATTTACAGGAGGCGGCTCAGCTGGCCACGTCACGCCGAGTTTCTCTTTAATTCAAATGCTTAAAAATAAAGGGGCTACTATTTTTTATGTGGGTTCAAAGGAAGGTATCGAGCGTTCACTTGTTGCAGCATTAAATATCCCCTATTATGCAGTTACAACGGGGAAATTACGGCGTTATTGGTCTTGGCAAAATTTTTTAACACCTTTTCAGCTTGTTTTTGGTGTTATGCAAAGCTTTTTACTCTGTCGTCGACTTAAGCCTAATATTATTTTTTCTAAAGGCGGTTTTGTTGCTTTGCCTGTTGTCATTGCGGCGTGGTTAAACCGTATTCCTGTCGTCATTCACGAATCGGATTTGACACCTGGATTAGCGAATCGTTTGAGTTTTCCTTTTGCTAAATTTATTTGTGTAACCTTTCCTGTTAGCGCTAAATATTTTAAAAATAAAGATAAGATATTAGTGACGGGTGTGCCTATTCGTGAGTCTTTATATCAGGGCGATCGAAATAAAGGATTAAGATTTTGTGGTTTTAATGAAGAAAAGCCGGTGTTATTAATTATGGCCGGGGGTTTAGGCTCTGTTGATATAAACAACATGGTTCGACGTTTGTTAGTGCCTCTAACCAGCAAATTTCAGGTCATCCATCTTTGTGGTAAAGGGAAGCTAGATGATCATTTTTCAAACATTCCAGATTATAAACAATTTGAATACCTACACGAAGAACTGGCGGATGTTTTAGCCAGTGCAGATTTAGTGATTAGTCGAGCTGGAGCGACTTCTATTTATGAACTTATCGCACTAAAAAAGCCACATATTTTGTTACCACTCTCTAAACAAGCTAGTCGTGGCGATCAAATAAAAAATGCAGATTATTTTGCGCAACAAGGATTAAGTACGGTTTTGTATGCTGAAGCGTTTTCAGATGAGAAATTTTTACGAGCTATTTTTGATTGTTATGCCAATTTAGAAGCGATAAAAAATAAATTAGCTAATTTTAAACATCTTGATAGTAGTCGTTTAATTGTCGATAAATTAGTAGCACTTTCAAAATAA
- a CDS encoding translocation/assembly module TamB domain-containing protein gives MTIKKISSLRWIALYSITLLFLSITYLFLTTQKGLEIASQLTQQCLPGTLKITELNGRLLGPIEIKDLSYKDTNTTLTISSVQFDWHWSALLHGQFSIGSLSINKLILAIKEQEQQKDSAASKTTIDDFQLPTFFKHIHINSMEIKQSVLRYGANTLSLDGSLHKQWNFNWQLTIPQLEALLSDSKGQLFLQGKINGNYSSPHFYLSSLKTNLSYLDWQLNQVQGSFDLDSLDSKKWLLELKAVQLKNNTFSLSPIHISLNGNLQPFSLQGNLSSFKIVRKEENTVTHNLNIPSSQITAKLSSEGLAATLITDPTVVDHLSAHIQLPHYKYALEINPKQIINANIQLTLKNLNYFSTFIPALKNPQGSLNTQLNLSGLLFSPSINGELNLKNGSTQIPLLGLYLKKMNLVFHTDKNVLQGAGRLDSGTGTLTLQSKTQLNQPQFPSLINLKGNNLEISHTKEYKITASPELQIQANTQHIEATGLIVFPKASIKINENSFNGIELSNDVVFVTHKKETTSLPFTYKNNIKLQLGNDIQFSYQGLRTKITGNLDIHQESDHPILATGVLSLTEGEYTYYGQSLKLQPHSLLSFANSPIDHPNIDVTANKSVWILPKISTGNNSSTPGSKLGSSSFISSALQTTQPIQATVGVRLQGYLENPKITLYANPANAISSQLEMLSYLVTGQPSDQLSAASMQLLIGAATQAGGEKTGVGHMINKAQKKMGIDQLTIGANPIFNPNTNKLQQNTSLIIGKSFSPRLNISYSLELLDPISVLQINYLLNKNFSLQSTNSNFANGIDLLYKVERN, from the coding sequence ATGACAATAAAAAAAATTTCTTCTTTACGTTGGATTGCTCTCTATAGCATAACGTTGCTTTTTTTAAGCATCACTTATTTATTTTTAACCACACAAAAAGGTTTAGAAATAGCCAGTCAATTAACCCAGCAATGCTTACCCGGGACTTTAAAAATCACTGAGCTTAACGGCCGGTTATTAGGCCCTATTGAGATAAAAGATTTAAGTTATAAGGATACGAATACAACACTTACTATTTCATCTGTTCAATTTGATTGGCATTGGAGTGCCTTACTACATGGACAATTCAGTATAGGTTCGTTATCTATTAATAAGCTTATACTCGCTATCAAAGAGCAAGAACAGCAAAAAGACAGCGCGGCATCTAAAACAACGATAGATGATTTCCAGTTACCCACATTTTTTAAACATATTCATATAAATTCGATGGAAATTAAACAATCCGTCTTACGCTACGGCGCTAATACCTTAAGCTTAGATGGCTCGTTACATAAACAATGGAACTTTAATTGGCAATTAACTATTCCACAGTTAGAAGCCCTTCTTTCAGACAGTAAAGGCCAACTTTTTTTACAAGGGAAAATAAATGGTAATTATTCATCACCCCATTTTTACCTTTCCTCTCTAAAAACCAATCTAAGCTATTTAGATTGGCAATTAAACCAAGTTCAAGGATCATTTGATTTAGATAGCCTGGATAGCAAAAAATGGCTGTTAGAACTAAAAGCCGTTCAGCTTAAAAATAATACCTTTTCTTTAAGCCCTATTCATATTAGTCTCAACGGAAACTTACAGCCTTTTTCTCTACAAGGAAATTTATCTAGCTTTAAGATTGTGCGCAAAGAGGAAAATACCGTAACGCACAATCTAAATATACCTTCTAGCCAAATAACAGCAAAATTGTCGTCTGAAGGCTTAGCCGCAACCTTGATTACAGATCCTACTGTTGTCGATCACCTCAGTGCACATATCCAACTCCCGCATTACAAATATGCCCTTGAGATAAATCCAAAACAAATCATAAACGCAAATATTCAACTCACATTAAAAAATTTAAATTATTTCTCTACTTTTATCCCAGCCTTAAAAAACCCACAAGGTTCTCTAAACACACAACTTAATTTATCTGGTCTTCTATTTTCACCTTCTATCAATGGAGAGCTCAATTTAAAGAATGGAAGCACACAAATACCGTTGCTAGGCCTGTATTTAAAAAAGATGAACCTTGTATTTCATACAGATAAAAATGTATTGCAAGGAGCTGGACGATTAGACTCTGGAACAGGCACATTAACATTACAATCAAAAACACAGCTAAATCAACCTCAGTTTCCTAGTCTTATCAATTTAAAAGGAAATAATCTGGAAATTAGCCATACAAAAGAATATAAAATTACTGCTTCGCCTGAGCTACAGATACAAGCAAATACACAGCATATTGAAGCAACAGGCCTTATCGTTTTTCCAAAAGCCAGCATTAAAATAAATGAAAATAGTTTTAATGGCATTGAACTATCCAATGATGTAGTTTTTGTTACACATAAAAAAGAGACTACTTCACTGCCATTTACCTATAAAAATAATATTAAGTTACAACTGGGAAATGACATTCAATTTAGTTATCAAGGGCTACGCACTAAAATCACCGGAAATTTAGATATTCATCAAGAAAGCGACCACCCCATTTTAGCAACGGGTGTACTATCTCTTACCGAAGGAGAATATACCTATTATGGCCAGAGCTTAAAACTACAGCCACATTCTTTGCTAAGTTTCGCCAATAGCCCTATCGATCATCCTAACATCGATGTTACAGCTAATAAAAGTGTATGGATTTTACCTAAAATTAGCACTGGAAATAATTCAAGCACACCAGGTTCAAAGTTAGGCTCTTCAAGTTTTATTTCCTCTGCGCTACAAACAACACAGCCTATTCAAGCAACGGTAGGTGTACGTCTACAAGGCTACCTTGAGAATCCTAAAATTACGCTATATGCCAACCCTGCCAACGCCATCAGCTCCCAGTTAGAAATGCTTTCTTATTTAGTGACTGGCCAACCGAGTGATCAGCTTAGTGCGGCGAGTATGCAATTATTGATCGGTGCTGCCACACAGGCTGGCGGAGAAAAAACGGGTGTTGGCCACATGATCAACAAAGCACAGAAAAAAATGGGCATCGATCAATTAACGATTGGCGCTAATCCAATCTTTAATCCGAATACCAATAAGCTACAACAAAATACTTCTTTAATTATTGGCAAAAGCTTCTCGCCACGCCTTAATATTTCTTATAGTTTAGAATTACTTGATCCCATTAGTGTTCTGCAAATCAATTATTTACTCAATAAGAATTTCTCATTACAAAGCACCAATAGTAACTTTGCGAATGGTATTGATTTGCTTTATAAAGTAGAAAGAAATTAA
- a CDS encoding autotransporter assembly complex protein TamA, producing MIKKRKFIIAILAISGALYALKGSADSSSPLAVYQIHGLEPALTTLVKARLAHSLEALTPPLTANIIQAWNAQHAPVEIQQALAPYGYFKPSIHSKLLYQNKTWQAIYTINPGPLLKITQLKASIQGEGANNAALKRLMDQLPIHQGDSFLSECYEQTKQKLLSTAIAEGYLSAYFSQHRVLINRQSYIANIDLVLDTGPRYYFGPINFEQTILKDSLLRRYVPFKPGDPYSSDRLLKLQDNLNRSGYFQRISINDLTSQKQNQQIPILFKLTPRPSQQYTAGIGYSTDVGIRGTLGWESRYLNQFGHKLSIVSQLSKIQNSLQTTYIIPGKQPNTDNYTINFAIVRKQLPQVDRTTQQIGLGNTHQWKGWQRNLFLNYQIERFNYIDRPSATAHLLTPGITFSRSQFDNPLYALHGYRLNLRVQGADKNLLSSASFLQTQLQTKYILSWNKNSRVILRSDLGYTITPNPTNFPPSLLFYAGGSQSVRGYDYQALGPGRYLMVGSAEYQHKIVNNFYGATFFDMGNAVNNFPINLQKGTGIGIVWISPLGPMQLTLAKALDLPNRPLRLQFSMGVDLL from the coding sequence ATGATAAAAAAAAGAAAATTCATTATTGCTATACTTGCGATTTCAGGGGCGCTCTATGCCTTAAAGGGAAGCGCTGACTCCTCCTCACCCCTGGCCGTTTATCAAATACACGGCCTAGAGCCTGCTTTAACAACGCTAGTTAAGGCGCGTTTGGCACATAGCCTAGAAGCACTAACACCACCTTTAACTGCCAATATTATTCAGGCATGGAATGCTCAACATGCCCCTGTTGAAATTCAGCAAGCCCTTGCCCCTTACGGTTACTTTAAGCCCTCTATCCATTCAAAGCTTCTGTACCAAAATAAAACCTGGCAGGCTATTTATACGATTAATCCAGGACCACTATTAAAAATCACTCAACTAAAAGCCTCTATACAAGGTGAAGGCGCCAATAATGCCGCCTTAAAAAGGTTAATGGATCAACTACCGATCCATCAAGGCGATAGTTTTTTAAGTGAATGTTATGAACAAACAAAACAAAAATTATTGAGTACTGCCATTGCTGAAGGCTATTTATCAGCTTACTTCAGTCAGCACCGTGTTCTAATCAACCGGCAATCCTATATAGCTAATATTGATTTAGTGTTGGATACAGGCCCGCGTTACTATTTTGGCCCCATTAACTTTGAACAAACTATCCTCAAAGATAGCTTGTTAAGACGCTATGTCCCTTTTAAACCCGGTGACCCTTATTCGTCTGATCGACTATTAAAACTTCAAGATAACCTCAATCGAAGCGGCTACTTTCAACGTATTTCTATTAACGATCTGACATCTCAAAAACAAAACCAACAGATACCTATCTTATTTAAATTAACACCACGCCCCTCGCAACAATACACTGCAGGGATAGGGTATAGCACGGATGTTGGTATAAGAGGAACACTAGGTTGGGAGTCTCGCTATCTCAATCAATTTGGCCATAAGTTAAGTATTGTGAGTCAATTATCAAAAATACAAAACAGTCTACAAACAACTTATATCATTCCTGGAAAGCAACCTAATACCGATAACTATACTATTAATTTCGCTATCGTTCGCAAACAACTTCCCCAAGTAGATAGAACAACACAACAAATTGGCCTAGGAAATACTCATCAATGGAAAGGTTGGCAGCGTAATTTATTTTTAAACTACCAGATTGAACGCTTCAATTACATTGATCGTCCCTCTGCTACCGCTCACTTACTCACGCCTGGCATTACTTTCTCTCGCAGTCAATTTGATAATCCTCTCTATGCCTTACATGGTTATCGCCTTAATCTAAGAGTGCAAGGTGCTGATAAAAATTTATTATCAAGCGCTAGCTTTTTACAAACTCAACTACAAACGAAATATATACTAAGCTGGAATAAAAATAGTCGAGTGATATTGCGTAGTGATCTCGGTTATACCATCACGCCCAATCCTACTAACTTTCCTCCTTCGCTGCTTTTTTACGCTGGAGGTAGCCAAAGTGTCCGCGGCTATGACTACCAAGCATTAGGACCTGGACGTTACTTAATGGTGGGAAGTGCTGAATATCAGCATAAAATTGTTAATAATTTCTATGGGGCAACATTTTTTGATATGGGTAATGCCGTCAATAACTTTCCGATTAACTTACAGAAAGGCACCGGTATCGGTATCGTATGGATTTCCCCTCTCGGACCCATGCAGTTAACACTAGCAAAAGCATTGGATCTGCCTAATCGCCCACTACGATTACAATTCAGCATGGGAGTTGATTTATTATGA